The window GTTTGCTGAGCCGGCGGTATTGGATGCGATGAGTTGTTTCATTGAGATGTTGTTCGCGCGACATGCGAGACATTCTGATAAAGCCTTGCGAGTATTGGAGGCGTTTCTCGACCTGTCAGCTGGCGTAGATATTTCTGATGAGGTGCTGATCACTTTGTTTGAGGGAGTAGGCAAAATCAGGCCCAGAGCAACGAAGCCAGATCGGCTTTCTATCGAAAGATCACGGAAATGGTTGTGAATACTGGGGCGTCTTTGGGATGGGAAATGTCCTTTTTACTAGAGAATATACAAAAGGCATTTCCCGGCGTTCTTGGGGTGTCTATTCTTGCTGTGATCGGGGTTAGAGATGATGGACAACCGGTTATCGTCCCTCCTAAGAGGAAGGCTGAAAAGGAAGGGGACTTGTGGGAGAGGACTTTGAAGCGAACCAAGCGGACTATAGAGGAGGGGTATGGCCTTCAGGAGCCATCATGTGATGGGTTGCTGGACCAGTAGTGACACATAAAACTACCACCGATCGCCTCGAGGCAGGTGAGAGAATCAACATGCTCCACAGGCTCAGGGTAAATAATCACCGATCTCCGGTAATAGACTGTAGTCGAGTCTTGGATATGTCTAGCCCTGCAGCCTGTCAAATGTCAGCCCTTTTTGTGGAGTTACATGTCATGGCCGGCAAACCACGGCAATAGGCGAGAACCTTGAGAGGTCATGCCGGCAATGTGGTCCACGATCACCCCGCAAGTTTCCGAAAGAGGATCCATCCAAGCTTGGACTTTGAAAAAGAATTCACATTGGTATTTCCCTGCTTTCTAAGGCTTCGTCACCCTTTTCATAAGTCATCTCAGACATCTTTTGACCCGAGGTAAACCTGTTACCAACAAATCACCAGACCCCGTCCCTCTGGGTTCCGATTCCCCCCGAGGCATCCCACCGCGTCCACCTTACAAGTTGATGGACTTGCGGAAGTTCTCGCCGGCATACACGGCGTTCtcgccaagctcctcctcgatgcgGAGAATCTGGTTAAGCTTGGCCAGGCGCTCCGATCTGCAGGGAGCGCCGGTCTTGATCTCGCCGGAGCGGATACCGACGGCAATGTCGGCGATGGTGACATCCTCGGTCTCACCAGAGCGGTGAGAAACCATGACGCCCCAGCCATCGGCATAGGAGTCCTTGGCGGCCTGGATGGACTCGGTAAGGGTACCGATCTGGTTGACCTTGAGGAGAAGTGCGTTGGAAGCCTTGAGCTCAATGGCCTTCTTGATGCGGAGAGGGTTGGTGACGGTCAAGTCGTCAGCAACGATCTGGATGGACTCGCCCTGGGTCTTGTAGAAGTAGCTCCAGGCCTCCCAGTCATCCTCAGCGAAGGGGTCCTCGATGGAGACGATGGGGTACTTCTTGCAGAGGTCAGAGTAGAGGGCAGCCAACTCCTCGTAGGTGAGCCACTTGGAGGGGTCGCTCTCGGGGTTCTTGAAGTCGAGATCGTACTTCTTGGCGTCCTCCTTGTAGAACTCGCTGGAGGCGACATCCATGGCGATCTTGATCTGGCCAGTGTAGCCAGCGGCCTCAATGGCCTCGGTGATGAGCTCGAGGGCCTCCTCGGCGCTCTGGATATCGggagcaacaccaccctcgtcaCCGACGTTGCCAGCGGACTGGCCGTacttcttcttggcgaggcccttgagcttctggTACACCTCAGCACCCTGGCGCATGGCCTCGGAGAAAGAGGGGGCGGCGGAAGGAACGATCATGAACTCTTGGAAGGCAAGACGGCCACCGGCGTGGGAACTATCGAGGGATGTCAGCACATGTTTGATAACGCATGATAGCGGCCAGCAGAGCAACTTACCCGCCGTTGAGGACGTTCATGAAGGGAACGGGGAGGACATAGGGCTTCTTGGTGCCGGCAAGGTCGGAGACGTGAGCGTAGAGAGGGACACCCTTCTCGGCAGCACCGGCCTTGGCGACAGCCAAACTGACACCGAGAATGGCGTTGGCACCgagcttggtcttgttggggGTACCgtcgagcttgaggaggaaCTCGTCGACCTTGCTCTGGTCCTTGACGTcaatcttctccttgatgagcGCGGGGCCAATGACCTCGTTGACGTTCTTGACGGCCTGAAGAACACCCTTGCCAGCCCAGTGGGTCTTGTCGCCGTCACGGAGCTCGCAAGCCTCGTGCTGACCTATATTCCACCATGTCTGTCAGATAtggcttctcctcgacgGGGATATTTGGGTAAGACGAACCGGTGGAGGCACCAGATGGCACGATGGCGCGGGCGAGGCCAGTCTCCTCGGTCACGACATCGACCTCGACGGTGGGGTTGCCACGAGAGTCGTAGACGTAACGAGCGTGAACCTTGGTGATACCCATTGTGGATGATTTTCTGATGGGAGATGGTCAGTTATCTGTTGGCTATGGGGTCTGCCGGAGTACGGGAGCGGTCAAGGACGGACTTGTGGTAGGTGAAAAGCAAGGCTGGCGGGTGGCGGGAAAGGGTATGTttggagggaaggaggaaagGTTGAATAATTGTTGACGTGTTGGTTGGTATCAAGGTCCCAAAAGTCGCTCAATTGCAAGCTAGGACAGACCAGGTTCGTGGAATATCCCGCAAGACTGGGTGGTTCGTCACCCAACGCGCGAATCCACGGGAGCTGGATGGTGGCAGAGCTTGAGGTGCCACGGCGTGGAGGTGATATGGGACGACAAAACAGGACAGGAGGCCATCGGATGATGCCCTGGACACACGTACCTGAGGTTTGATGGACTAATGAGTGGTGGAAGGTCTCTCGATGTTGTAGGacgaggatgggaagagtgaagatggaagagggaagagaatCAAGATGATGCACTCGgggctggaggtggaagcTTTTGGGTGAGCAGAGacggagggaggggc is drawn from Podospora pseudocomata strain CBS 415.72m chromosome 1 map unlocalized CBS415.72m_1, whole genome shotgun sequence and contains these coding sequences:
- the ENO1 gene encoding phosphopyruvate hydratase (EggNog:ENOG503NXC1; COG:G), with product MGITKVHARYVYDSRGNPTVEVDVVTEETGLARAIVPSGASTGQHEACELRDGDKTHWAGKGVLQAVKNVNEVIGPALIKEKIDVKDQSKVDEFLLKLDGTPNKTKLGANAILGVSLAVAKAGAAEKGVPLYAHVSDLAGTKKPYVLPVPFMNVLNGGSHAGGRLAFQEFMIVPSAAPSFSEAMRQGAEVYQKLKGLAKKKYGQSAGNVGDEGGVAPDIQSAEEALELITEAIEAAGYTGQIKIAMDVASSEFYKEDAKKYDLDFKNPESDPSKWLTYEELAALYSDLCKKYPIVSIEDPFAEDDWEAWSYFYKTQGESIQIVADDLTVTNPLRIKKAIELKASNALLLKVNQIGTLTESIQAAKDSYADGWGVMVSHRSGETEDVTIADIAVGIRSGEIKTGAPCRSERLAKLNQILRIEEELGENAVYAGENFRKSINL